The following proteins come from a genomic window of Chryseobacterium glaciei:
- a CDS encoding TonB-dependent receptor has product MKLINKSMLTAIITLSTASVYYAQQVQDSTKTKSKDIEEVILTGVADIAKDRKTPVAVSTIKEAQIVEKLGNQEFPEILNTTPSVYAVKGGGGFGEGKLNIRGFDQRNIAVMINGVPVNDMESGAVYWSNWAGMSDVTSAMQVQRGLGSSKLAIASVGGTVNILTRAADKKQGGTVSLGLGNDGYLKTLFAYNTGKSASGWSSSFLMSRTAGATYANGTDFEAYNYYFALGYKKPGGKHEFQFTMTGAPQWHNNRFTFVPMSDYFKYGGQDGEPNRKYNPDWGYRNGEELSNRSNYYHKPVLSLNWDWNISEKSKLNTVFYGSFGRGGGVNGNVGRLGTKAYNDATFKTADGQINWDAIFAANAATPVNATTPSANTIAQVSSVNSHNWFGAISSFNHKINDNFNFSVGIDARYYYGYHYQLISNLLGASGFKDTGNKNQPYNIVSNSFNPKPSWNPFGGKVNDINDMVTFDNDGEVLWYGGFGQLEYTNDKLSAFVQGAISNQAFQRIDNFIVDGQSLLNGTLISPTNQPTATNPVLYQKTGFKNILGYNIKAGTNYNIDEHHNVFANIGYYSKQPFLNSVYPNNKNFLNPNLTNEKIFGIELGYGFRSGIFNANVNLYRTSWKDRFLRRTGINFTDPNTGTVYNNAYANIQGITEIHQGIEIDATANVHKMLSLTGMLSMGDWYYKGNATSNLFAETNEPINVNNAPTTTLYLDKVKVGSSAQFTAAAGFTFKPTNWFSFDGMYRGIKNLYANVNPINFQNEASGEKGALKLPTFGLVDLGITFKIKLKDPKQYFTVRGNVYNVLDKIYISESNTNTFADLTKTEYGAINSTLTPAQLTTNYAAYQAAGNWNGVSQQNQVYFGFGRTWSATLSFNF; this is encoded by the coding sequence ATGAAATTAATCAACAAATCGATGCTAACTGCGATAATTACTTTATCAACTGCTAGTGTCTATTACGCTCAACAAGTTCAGGATTCAACAAAAACAAAATCCAAAGACATTGAAGAAGTGATATTAACCGGTGTTGCAGATATCGCAAAAGATAGAAAAACACCAGTTGCTGTTTCAACAATCAAAGAAGCACAAATTGTTGAAAAATTAGGAAATCAAGAATTTCCTGAAATTTTAAATACTACTCCATCTGTATATGCAGTTAAAGGAGGTGGTGGTTTCGGTGAAGGGAAACTTAACATTAGAGGTTTTGATCAAAGAAATATTGCAGTAATGATTAATGGTGTTCCTGTGAATGATATGGAATCAGGAGCTGTATATTGGTCTAACTGGGCAGGTATGTCTGACGTAACTTCTGCTATGCAGGTACAAAGAGGACTAGGTTCTTCTAAACTTGCAATTGCGTCTGTTGGAGGTACGGTAAACATCTTAACAAGAGCTGCTGACAAAAAACAAGGTGGTACTGTTTCACTTGGTTTAGGAAATGATGGTTATTTAAAAACACTTTTCGCATATAACACAGGTAAATCTGCTAGCGGATGGTCATCATCATTCTTAATGAGCAGAACAGCAGGAGCAACTTATGCTAACGGAACAGATTTCGAAGCTTATAACTATTATTTTGCATTAGGTTATAAAAAACCTGGAGGCAAACATGAGTTCCAATTTACAATGACTGGAGCTCCACAATGGCATAATAACAGATTTACATTTGTTCCTATGTCTGATTATTTTAAATATGGAGGACAAGATGGAGAACCAAATAGAAAATACAATCCAGACTGGGGTTACAGAAATGGAGAAGAACTTTCTAATAGAAGTAACTACTACCACAAACCTGTTTTATCTTTAAACTGGGATTGGAATATTTCTGAAAAATCTAAGTTAAATACAGTATTTTATGGTTCTTTCGGTCGTGGAGGCGGTGTAAACGGTAATGTTGGACGACTAGGAACTAAAGCATATAATGATGCTACTTTCAAAACAGCTGACGGTCAAATTAACTGGGATGCTATTTTTGCTGCAAATGCTGCAACTCCAGTAAATGCAACAACCCCTAGTGCAAATACAATAGCTCAGGTATCTTCAGTAAACTCTCATAACTGGTTTGGTGCAATTTCTAGTTTCAACCATAAAATTAATGATAACTTCAATTTCTCTGTAGGTATTGATGCAAGATATTATTACGGTTATCACTATCAGCTTATTTCAAATCTATTAGGAGCTAGCGGATTCAAAGATACAGGTAATAAAAACCAACCTTACAATATTGTTTCTAATTCGTTTAATCCAAAACCATCTTGGAATCCGTTTGGAGGAAAAGTAAACGATATCAACGATATGGTAACTTTTGACAATGATGGAGAAGTATTATGGTATGGTGGATTTGGTCAATTAGAATATACTAATGACAAATTATCAGCTTTCGTACAAGGTGCTATTTCTAATCAAGCTTTCCAAAGAATTGACAACTTTATTGTAGATGGACAATCTCTTCTTAATGGAACGTTAATAAGCCCGACAAATCAACCGACAGCTACTAACCCTGTCCTATATCAAAAAACAGGATTTAAAAATATCCTTGGTTACAATATTAAAGCTGGAACTAACTATAATATTGATGAGCACCATAATGTTTTCGCTAATATTGGATACTACTCTAAACAGCCGTTTTTAAACTCTGTATATCCAAATAACAAGAACTTTCTTAACCCTAACTTGACCAATGAAAAAATCTTTGGAATTGAATTAGGATATGGTTTCAGATCAGGAATATTCAATGCTAACGTTAACCTTTACAGAACTTCTTGGAAAGATAGATTCTTAAGAAGAACAGGTATTAATTTTACAGACCCTAATACGGGTACTGTTTACAATAATGCTTATGCTAACATTCAAGGCATTACTGAAATTCACCAAGGTATTGAAATTGACGCAACTGCTAATGTACACAAAATGTTATCCCTAACAGGTATGTTGTCAATGGGAGATTGGTATTACAAAGGGAATGCTACAAGTAACCTTTTTGCAGAAACTAATGAACCTATTAACGTAAATAATGCACCAACAACAACTTTATACCTAGACAAAGTGAAGGTTGGAAGCTCAGCGCAATTTACTGCTGCTGCAGGATTTACATTCAAACCTACAAACTGGTTCTCATTTGATGGGATGTATAGAGGTATCAAAAATCTTTATGCTAACGTAAACCCTATCAACTTCCAAAATGAAGCTTCTGGAGAGAAAGGTGCACTAAAACTTCCTACATTTGGTTTAGTAGATTTAGGGATTACTTTTAAAATTAAATTAAAAGATCCTAAACAATACTTTACTGTAAGAGGAAACGTATATAATGTATTGGATAAAATTTATATTTCTGAATCAAATACCAATACCTTTGCAGACCTTACTAAAACAGAGTATGGAGCAATTAATTCAACTCTTACTCCTGCACAACTTACTACAAACTATGCAGCTTATCAAGCAGCAGGAAATTGGAATGGAGTTAGTCAACAAAACCAAGTTTATTTCGGATTCGGGAGAACATGGTCTGCAACATTATCATTCAACTTCTAA